A window of Dehalococcoidia bacterium genomic DNA:
ATGCGCGCGGGGCGCAGTACATCACGGAGGATGGCGTCATCGCACCGGAGCCGCTCCTGCCGTTTGAGCCCGTTATGACGATGGTGAGTTCGCGGGCGGGATACCGGGCGCTGGCCTGGGGCACGATGAACACGGCGGGCAATCACGCGCAACTGGGCCTGCTGGATTATGGCATCCTCAACACGCTGCAGGTGGACCAGCACGGCAACATCAATTCGACCGCGATCGGCGAGTACGGAGCGGGAGCGCGCCGCTTCGGCGGGCCGGGTGGGGCGGATTCCATCGCGGCGCTCTGCTGGCGCACGATCCTGATGACGGACCAGGAGAAGCGCAAGTTCGTGGAGCGGGTGGATTTCATCTCGTCGCCGGGGTTTCTCGATGGCAGTGAAGGTGCGCGCGAGCGTGCCGGGCTGCCATCGGACACGGGTCCGTTCCGCGTCGTGACGCCGTGGGCGGTGTACGACTACACGGTCGCTCGGAAATTGCGGCTGGTTGCGATCGCGCCGTGGGTCAGCGTGGACGACGTTCTTGCCGAATGCGAGTATCCGCCTGTCGTTGCGGACGAGGTGGCGACGCTCGAGGGGCCTACCGAGGAGGAATTGCACC
This region includes:
- a CDS encoding CoA-transferase, encoding MAIDPGIRRASGTPATSFNEREMQICTVARMVEDGKTYWVAGGGSPMYAVLIAIKLYARGAQYITEDGVIAPEPLLPFEPVMTMVSSRAGYRALAWGTMNTAGNHAQLGLLDYGILNTLQVDQHGNINSTAIGEYGAGARRFGGPGGADSIAALCWRTILMTDQEKRKFVERVDFISSPGFLDGSEGARERAGLPSDTGPFRVVTPWAVYDYTVARKLRLVAIAPWVSVDDVLAECEYPPVVADEVATLEGPTEEELHLLRTELDPRGQNTAERSAWVVYDGETYVRTDG